In Mercurialis annua linkage group LG5, ddMerAnnu1.2, whole genome shotgun sequence, a single genomic region encodes these proteins:
- the LOC126681799 gene encoding uncharacterized protein LOC126681799, which produces MGTPSDKSWMKSYRFSSCYIQGVKNFLNVAKDFTDSNGRVRCPCKNCINIYLKPLQEVKMDLYQYGISENYTNWVHHGETSQPRDSFDGSIYSDNELEDSGNDVSEMLDDMCNATFMDTDMEDRLANQDNNMLEGEVAKFAKFNKSFFSNLELFKDALPKGETLPSSSYEENENLDTCPTCKAPRWKLGFEKRKKIAQKILRHFPLVPRLQRLFMSKDIGENMRWHKEKRVDDDTVRHPADAT; this is translated from the exons atgg ggacgccatcagacaaaagttggatgaagtcgtaccgatttagttcatgttatattcaaggggtcaaaaattttctgaatgttgcaaaagactttactgattcaaatggcagagttcgatgtccatgcaagaactgcatcaatatttatttgaagccaTTGCAAGAAGTCAAAATGGATCTATATCAATATGGAATTAGTGAAAACTACACAAACTGGGTGCACCATGGTGAGACTTCTCAACCTCGTGATAGTTTTGATGGCTCTATTTATTCGGACAATGAATTGGAGGatagtggaaatgatgtttCAGAAATGTTAGATGATATGTGTAATGCAACTTTTATGGACACCGACATGGAAGACAGACTTGCCAATCAAGATAATAACATGCTAGAAGGAGAAGTAGCAAAATTTGCTAAATT taataagtcatttttttcgAATTTGGAGTTGTTCAAGGATGCACTCCCGAAAGGAGAAACCCTTCCAAGCTCAAGTTATGAG gaaaatgaaaatcttgacacgtgTCCAACTTGTAAGGCCCCTAGATGGAAATTAGGTTTCGAAAAACGCAAGAAGATTGCTCAAAAAATTCTTAGACACTTCCCTTTAGTACCTAGACTTCAGAGGTTATTTATGTCTAAAGATATTGGTGAAAATATGAGGTGGCATAAGGAGAAACGTGTAGATGATGATACGGTTAGACATCCAGCTGATGCTACGTAA